Proteins found in one Asterias amurensis chromosome 13, ASM3211899v1 genomic segment:
- the LOC139946486 gene encoding prolyl 3-hydroxylase OGFOD1-like isoform X2 yields MTSNCENKRHDPDTHEASKSGKKRKKTGSSNLVPADLNSCYEEKSFKDNLGAAFRGRAAFEHESGAKLHNDPFSCCVLPNFVTDTNFLQGLKDDLLGLPFKEKSNDLYKFQQSGALQNYSSPHIIGLRKFLYEDFLCWLREVTGIALNDTVDMTCSKYNYTDALLCHDDELGGRRIAFIFYLLPSWTEQDGGSLDLFNVDEHGQPSKVVKSLFPKWNNFVFFEVNPVSFHQVAEVLCEDKCRLSVSGWFHGSPIDRPTPYIEPKPELHPHYTIEDDEIYHWVNPLYLDVLNQSEIQDRFTNDSEIELENFLSEAKYEMICEALESADIRWERRGPANKRNYERADRSTLPEVVQECLKVLQSEHMFLTMSNFTGLKLHESAPDNDSDDDDEEEEGERAEEAEAGKEGSDKKVEEKDEKAEEESQEQEEDTGNSKPKPVCNPRCRAEVRRWSHGCYTLMHDTDTEGSEFALDAVIQFNCPIGWQMDHGGYITYIAKAEDDELLSICPESNALSLVYRDKETLRFVKHVNHRFIQMDTGEKDSVVYMYDIRLVYYE; encoded by the exons ATGACAAGTAATTGCGAAAACAAGAGACACGATCCAGATACCCATGAGGCATCGAAATCAGGGAAGAAAAGGAAGAAGACGGGGTCTTCGAATTTGGTTCCTGCGGACCTAAATTCGTGCTACGAAGAGAAGAGTTTCAAAGACAACTTGGGTGCTGCGTTCCGGGGTCGGGCTGCTTTCGAGCACG AAAGTGGAGCTAAACTACACAATGACCCCTTCAGTTGCTGTGTACTTCCCAACTTTGTGACGGACACCAATTTTTTACAGGGTCTTAAAGATGATCTTCTCGGGTTGCCCTTCAAAGAAAAGTCCAATGATCTCTACAAATTTCAGCAG TCTGGTGCACTGCAAAATTATTCATCCCCTCACATCATTGGATTAAG AAAGTTTTTGTACGAAGATTTCTTGTGTTGGCTGAGGGAAGTTACGGGTATAGCACTGAACGACACAGTGGATATGACTTGTTCAAAGTACAACTACACAG ATGCCCTTCTCTGCCACGACGACGAACTTGGTGGCAGACGAATCGCTTTTATCTTCTACCTCCTACCCAGCTGGACAGAGCAAGATGGCGGATCGCTGGACCTCTTCAATGTTGACG AGCATGGTCAGCCGAGCAAGGTTGTAAAGTCTCTTTTTCCCAAATGGAATAACTTTGTGTTCTTCGAAGTAAACCCGGTGTCGTTTCATCAG GTAGCAGAGGTGCTGTGTGAGGACAAGTGTCGTCTGTCGGTCAGTGGCTGGTTCCATGGCTCGCCAATTGACAGACCAACGCCATACATCGAACCTAAACCTGAACTTCATCCACACTATACAATCGAG GATGACGAAATCTACCACTGGGTCAATCCACTGTATTTGGATgttctcaaccaatcagaaATCCAGGATAGATTCACCAATGATTCGGAGATCGAACTGGAGAACTTTCTTTCG GAGGCAAAGTATGAGATGATATGTGAGGCTTTAGAAAGCGCCGACATCAGGTGGGAAAGGAGAGGGCCAGCAAATAAAAG AAATTATGAGAGGGCTGACAGATCAACATTACCCGAGGTAGTGCAAGAGTGCCTGAAGGTTCTGCAATCTGAACACATGTTTCTAACAATGTCTAACTTTACCGGGCTGAAGTTACACGAGAGTGCGCCGGACAATGacagtgatgatgatgatgaagaggaGGAGGGGGAGAGGGCAGAGGAGGCAGAGGCGGGGAAGGAGGGGAGTGATAAGAAAGTGGAGGAGAAAGATGAGAAAGCAGAGGAGGAAAGtcaagaacaagaagaagatACCGGTAACTCAA AACCCAAGCCTGTGTGTAATCCAAGATGTCGAGCTGAGGTGAGACGCTGGTCACATGGTTGCTACACACTGATGCACGACACCGACACAGAAGGGTCCGAGTTTGCTCTGGATGCTGTCATACAGTTCAACTGCCCTATAG GCTGGCAAATGGATCATGGTGGATACATCACATACATTGCGAAGGCAGAGGATGATGAG CTTCTCAGCATATGCCCTGAGAGCAACGCCCTGTCATTGGTGTACCGTGACAAGGAGACGCTGAGATTCGTTAAGCATGTCAACCATAGATTCATCCAGATGGACACCGGTGAAAAGGATTCAGTTGTCTACATGTATGACATAAGGCTGGTCTACTATGAGTAG
- the LOC139946486 gene encoding prolyl 3-hydroxylase OGFOD1-like isoform X1 — protein MTSNCENKRHDPDTHEASKSGKKRKKTGSSNLVPADLNSCYEEKSFKDNLGAAFRGRAAFEHESGAKLHNDPFSCCVLPNFVTDTNFLQGLKDDLLGLPFKEKSNDLYKFQQSGALQNYSSPHIIGLRKFLYEDFLCWLREVTGIALNDTVDMTCSKYNYTDALLCHDDELGGRRIAFIFYLLPSWTEQDGGSLDLFNVDEHGQPSKVVKSLFPKWNNFVFFEVNPVSFHQVAEVLCEDKCRLSVSGWFHGSPIDRPTPYIEPKPELHPHYTIEDDEIYHWVNPLYLDVLNQSEIQDRFTNDSEIELENFLSEAKYEMICEALESADIRWERRGPANKRNYERADRSTLPEVVQECLKVLQSEHMFLTMSNFTGLKLHESAPDNDSDDDDEEEEGERAEEAEAGKEGSDKKVEEKDEKAEEESQEQEEDTGNSTEIVVVEPKPVCNPRCRAEVRRWSHGCYTLMHDTDTEGSEFALDAVIQFNCPIGWQMDHGGYITYIAKAEDDELLSICPESNALSLVYRDKETLRFVKHVNHRFIQMDTGEKDSVVYMYDIRLVYYE, from the exons ATGACAAGTAATTGCGAAAACAAGAGACACGATCCAGATACCCATGAGGCATCGAAATCAGGGAAGAAAAGGAAGAAGACGGGGTCTTCGAATTTGGTTCCTGCGGACCTAAATTCGTGCTACGAAGAGAAGAGTTTCAAAGACAACTTGGGTGCTGCGTTCCGGGGTCGGGCTGCTTTCGAGCACG AAAGTGGAGCTAAACTACACAATGACCCCTTCAGTTGCTGTGTACTTCCCAACTTTGTGACGGACACCAATTTTTTACAGGGTCTTAAAGATGATCTTCTCGGGTTGCCCTTCAAAGAAAAGTCCAATGATCTCTACAAATTTCAGCAG TCTGGTGCACTGCAAAATTATTCATCCCCTCACATCATTGGATTAAG AAAGTTTTTGTACGAAGATTTCTTGTGTTGGCTGAGGGAAGTTACGGGTATAGCACTGAACGACACAGTGGATATGACTTGTTCAAAGTACAACTACACAG ATGCCCTTCTCTGCCACGACGACGAACTTGGTGGCAGACGAATCGCTTTTATCTTCTACCTCCTACCCAGCTGGACAGAGCAAGATGGCGGATCGCTGGACCTCTTCAATGTTGACG AGCATGGTCAGCCGAGCAAGGTTGTAAAGTCTCTTTTTCCCAAATGGAATAACTTTGTGTTCTTCGAAGTAAACCCGGTGTCGTTTCATCAG GTAGCAGAGGTGCTGTGTGAGGACAAGTGTCGTCTGTCGGTCAGTGGCTGGTTCCATGGCTCGCCAATTGACAGACCAACGCCATACATCGAACCTAAACCTGAACTTCATCCACACTATACAATCGAG GATGACGAAATCTACCACTGGGTCAATCCACTGTATTTGGATgttctcaaccaatcagaaATCCAGGATAGATTCACCAATGATTCGGAGATCGAACTGGAGAACTTTCTTTCG GAGGCAAAGTATGAGATGATATGTGAGGCTTTAGAAAGCGCCGACATCAGGTGGGAAAGGAGAGGGCCAGCAAATAAAAG AAATTATGAGAGGGCTGACAGATCAACATTACCCGAGGTAGTGCAAGAGTGCCTGAAGGTTCTGCAATCTGAACACATGTTTCTAACAATGTCTAACTTTACCGGGCTGAAGTTACACGAGAGTGCGCCGGACAATGacagtgatgatgatgatgaagaggaGGAGGGGGAGAGGGCAGAGGAGGCAGAGGCGGGGAAGGAGGGGAGTGATAAGAAAGTGGAGGAGAAAGATGAGAAAGCAGAGGAGGAAAGtcaagaacaagaagaagatACCGGTAACTCAA CTGAAATTGTCGTTGTAGAACCCAAGCCTGTGTGTAATCCAAGATGTCGAGCTGAGGTGAGACGCTGGTCACATGGTTGCTACACACTGATGCACGACACCGACACAGAAGGGTCCGAGTTTGCTCTGGATGCTGTCATACAGTTCAACTGCCCTATAG GCTGGCAAATGGATCATGGTGGATACATCACATACATTGCGAAGGCAGAGGATGATGAG CTTCTCAGCATATGCCCTGAGAGCAACGCCCTGTCATTGGTGTACCGTGACAAGGAGACGCTGAGATTCGTTAAGCATGTCAACCATAGATTCATCCAGATGGACACCGGTGAAAAGGATTCAGTTGTCTACATGTATGACATAAGGCTGGTCTACTATGAGTAG
- the LOC139946071 gene encoding uncharacterized protein: MLNINKENSRVACRKCGYSGHLTYQCRNFIRADPGKDVTLDVSSTSSGSDDEEEAMPVLPRKQESTSKSDRDATKHRSTEKRKKKKKRKERSRRRSRSRSPLSSDSETSLSSDSDDSSSSDDESRRRRKKKSKKKSHHRSASRGDKRKHKKSSKKTKKKKKRRHASSSSGSDS; encoded by the exons ATGCTGAACATAAACAAAGAAAACTCCAGGGTAGCATGTCGGAAGTGTGGGTACAGTGGTCACCTGACCTACCAGTGTAGGAACTTCATCCGCGCTGACCCAGGCAAGGATGTAACTTTGGATGTGAGCAGTACAAGTAGTGGAAGTGACGATGAGGAAGAAGCTATGCCTGTGTTACCACGGAAacaag AATCAACATCAAAGTCAGACAGAGATGCAACAAAACACAGGAGCACagagaaaagaaagaagaagaaaaaacgcaAAGAGAGAAGTCGTAG ACGGAGTCGTTCCAGGTCTCCTCTCTCATCCGACAGCGAAACCTCTCTCTCCTCAGACAGTGACGATTCCTCATCTTCCGATGACGAATCTCGACGACGGAGGAAGAAGAAATCAAAGAAGAAGTCTCACCATCGCAGTGCCAGCAGAGGAGATAAAAGGAAACACAAGAAATCCAGCaagaagacaaagaagaagaaaaagagacGTCATGCCTCCTCAAGCTCGGGCAGTGACTCTTGA